A stretch of Oryza brachyantha chromosome 4, ObraRS2, whole genome shotgun sequence DNA encodes these proteins:
- the LOC102707483 gene encoding 14-3-3-like protein GF14-B, producing MSAQPELSREENVYMAKLAEQAERYEEMVEFMEKVAKTVDSEELTVEERNLLSVAYKNVIGARRASWRIISSIEQKEESRGNEDRVTLIKDYRGKIETELTKICDGILKLLETHLVPSSTAPESKVFYLKMKGDYYRYLAEFKTGAERKDAAENTMVAYKAAQDIALAELPPTHPIRLGLALNFSVFYYEILNSPDRACNLAKQAFDEAISELDTLSEESYKDSTLIMQLLRDNLTLWTSDISEDTAEEIREAPKRDSSEGQ from the exons ATGTCGGCACAGCCGGAGCTTTCCCGTGAAGAGAATGTGTACATGGCCAAGCTCGCTGAGCAGGCCGAGAGGTACGAGGAGATGGTCGAATTCATGGAGAAAGTGGCCAAGACGGTTGACTCCGAGGAGCTCACCGTGGAGGAGCGCAACCTCCTGTCTGTTGCATACAAGAACGTGATTGGAGCCCGCCGCGCGTCATGGCGCATCATCTCTTCCATTGAGCAGAAGGAGGAAAGCCGTGGTAACGAAGACCGTGTCACACTCATCAAGGACTACCGCGGCAAGATCGAGACCGAACTCACCAAGATTTGTGACGGCATTCTCAAGCTGCTCGAAACCCACCTTGTCCCCTCTTCCACTGCCCCTGAGTCCAAGGTCTTCTACCTCAAAATGAAGGGTGACTACTACAG GTACCTTGCTGAATTCAAGACCGGGGCTGAGAGGAAGGATGCTGCTGAGAATACCATGGTAGCATACAAGGCTGCTCAG GATATTGCTTTGGCTGAGCTGCCTCCAACTCATCCAATTAGGCTTGGGCTTGCTCTGAATTTCTCGGTGTTCTACTATGAGATCCTCAACTCGCCTGATCGTGCCTGCAACCTCGCAAAGCAG GCTTTTGATGAGGCCATTTCGGAGCTGGACACCCTGAGCGAGGAGTCCTACAAGGACAGCACTTTGATCATGCAACTCCTCCGTGATAACTTGACCCTGTGGACTTCAGACATCTCG GAGGACACTGCGGAAGAGATCAGGGAAGCTCCGAAGCGCGACTCCAGTGAGGGGCAGTAA
- the LOC102719581 gene encoding lysine histidine transporter-like 6 encodes MVSPSVLPKVVDDAVEGTPRRAKWWYVTFHNVTAMVGAGVLSLPYAMAHLGWGPGTAALAASWGMTLYTLRLLIELHECVPGVRFDRYRDLGAHALGPRLGPWLVVPQQLIVQLGCDVVYMVIGGECLQKFAESACPSCAPLHQSYWICIFGSSQFLLSQLPSLDSITAVSLAAAVMSLSYSTISWAACVARGPAGGVSYAYKEGTAADSVFRVCSALGQVAFAYAGHGVVLEIQATVPSRPTKPSRGPMWKGTVVAYLVTALCYFPVALAGYWAFGRDVSDNVLVALRRPPWLVAAANMMVVVHVLGSYQVYAMPIFETLETILVTRLRAPPGALLRLVARSAYVAFTLFVAVTFPFFGDLLGFFGGFGFTPTSYFLPCILWLKIKKPPRFSASWFANWGCIVVGVLLMVASTIGGIRSIIQDASTFQFYS; translated from the exons ATGGTCTCCCCGTCAGTTCTTCCCAAG GTGGTCGATGATGCCGTCGAGGGCACTCCTCGCCGGGCCAAATGGTGGTACGTGACGTTCCACAACGTGACCGCCATGGTGGGCGCCGGCGTGCTCAGCTTGCCGTACGCCATGGCTCACCTAGGATG GGGACcagggacggcggcgctggcggcgtcGTGGGGGATGACGCTGTACACGCTGCGGCTGCTGATCGAGCTGCACGAGTGCGTGCCGGGCGTGCGGTTCGACCGGTACCGTGACCTCGGCGCGCACGCGCTGGGCCCGCGCCTGGGGCCCTGGCTCGTCGTGCCGCAGCAGCTCATCGTGCAGCTCGGCTGCGACGTGGTGTACATGGTCATCGGCGGCGAGTGCCTCCAGAAGTTCGCCGAGTCGGCGTGCCCGTCGTGCGCGCCGCTGCACCAGTCGTACTGGATCTGCATCTTCGGCTCCTCCCAGTTCCTCCTCTCCCAGCTCCCCAGCCTCGACTCCATCAccgccgtctccctcgccgccgctgtcatGTCTCTCAG CTACTCGACGATATCGTGGGCGGCGTGCGTGGCGAGGGGGCCGGCGGGCGGGGTGAGCTACGCGTACAAGgaggggacggcggcggactcggtgTTCCGGGTGTGCAGCGCGCTGGGCCAGGTGGCGTTCGCGTACGCGGGGCACGGCGTGGTGCTGGAGATCCAGGCCACGGTCCCGTCCAGGCCGACCAAGCCGTCGAGGGGCCCCATGTGGAAGGGCACCGTCGTGGCTTACCTCGTCACCGCGCTCTGCTACTTCCCCGTCGCGCTCGCCGGCTACTGGGCGTTCGGCCGCGACGTCTCCGACAACGTGCTCGTCGCGCTGCGGCGCCCGCCCtggctcgtcgccgccgccaacatGATGGTCGTCGTCCACGTCCTCGGCAGCTACCAGGTGTACGCCATGCCCATCTTCGAGACCCTCGAGACGATCCTGGTCACGAGGCTCAGGGCTCCCCCGGGCGCGCTCCTCCGTCTCGTCGCCCGATCCGCCTACGTCG CGTTCACGCTGTTTGTCGCGGTGACGTTCCCGTTCTTCGGCGACCTGCTCGGCTTCTTCGGGGGCTTCGGGTTCACTCCGACGTCCTACTTC ctccCCTGCATTCTGTGGCTGAAGATCAAGAAGCCTCCGAGATTCAGCGCGTCGTGGTTTGCCAACTGG GGCTGCATCGTCGTTGGAGTGCTGCTGATGGTCGCTTCCACCATCGGTGGGATACGAAGCATCATCCAGGATGCCTCGACGTTCCAATTCTACTCGTGA
- the LOC121054145 gene encoding DNA translocase FtsK 1-like has protein sequence MDRASEELERRSRYLSSLVRRTKLADPPEPESEPEPELEREREVVPKAAAEPGAGEGKGGEVVEAREENKQAKEKEAKAPKGKGEGNGEERKVAVRVRAADMPPGLQRRAIRVALEASAAMPRIDSKRLALALKKEFDTAYGPAWHCIVGTSFGSYVTHSLGGFLYFSVDKVYILLFRTAVEPLSYPR, from the exons ATGGACCGGGCCTCCGAGGAGCTGGAGCGCCGCAGCCGCTACCTCAGCTCGCTCGTCCGCCGCACCAAGCTCGCTGACCCGCCCGAGCCCGAGTccgagccggagccggagctgGAGCGGGAGAGGGAAGTGGtgccgaaggcggcggcggagcccgGTGCTGGGGAGGGgaagggcggggaggtggtggaggcgaGGGAGGAGAATAAGCAGGcgaaggagaaggaggcgaAGGCGCCCAAGGGCAAGGGGGAGGGGAatggggaggagaggaaggtggCGGTGCGCGTGCGGGCGGCCGACATGCCGCCGGGGCTGCAGCGCCGCGCGATCCGGGTCGCCCTGGAGGCCAGCGCCGCCATGCCGCGGATCGACAGCAAGCGTCTCGCGCTCGCGCTGAAGAAG GAATTTGATACAGCGTATGGGCCTGCTTGGCACTGCATTGTTGGCACAAGCTTTGGTTCCTACGTTACCCACTCCTTGGGAGGTTTCTTGTACTTCTCTGTTGACAAGGTATACATCCTTCTCTTCAGAACCGCTGTTGAACCACTAAGCTACCCACGATAA
- the LOC102708514 gene encoding non-specific lipid transfer protein GPI-anchored 5-like, with protein sequence MASSAVAASCVVVALLLATVPGAVPQPGGASSSCTGDLLRLLPCLSFVGGNVAAPSDTCCANLGSMVHDEPLCLCQALSQQPGHSVPVPVNMTRAAQLPRLCRLQLPPAATACPGLVPGGAPPPPPPVSVPRPTPNASSTAPSTETPVMPPPPPPQATLPPRTSSQQMPEYSTGIKMVVSCAPVALGFMALLSALAF encoded by the exons ATGGCTTCTTCGGCTGTCGCCGCCTCCTGCGTCGTCGTTGCGCTGCTGCTGGCCACCGTCCCCGGGGCGGTGCCGCAGCCCGGTGGCGCGTCGTCCAGCTGCACCGGCGACCTCCTCCGGCTCCTCCCCTGCCTCAGCTTCGTCGGCGGCAacgtcgccgcgccgtcggacACGTGCTGCGCCAACCTGGGGAGCATGGTGCACGACGAGCCGCTCTGCCTCTGCCAGGCCCTCAGCCAGCAGCCCGGCCACTCGGTCCCGGTGCCCGTGAACATGACGCGCGCGGCGCAGCTGCCTCGCCTCTGCCGCCTCCAGctcccgccggcggccaccgcctGCCCAG GGCTTGTTCCAggaggcgcgccgccgccgccgccgccggtgagcgtcccacGTCCGACGCCGAACGCCAGCTCCACCGCTCCATCGACGGAGACGCCCgtgatgccgccgccgccgccgcctcaggCGACACTGCCGCCCAGAACGAGCAGCCAGCAGATGCCAGAGTACAGCACCGGGATCAAGATGGTGGTTAGCTGTGCTCCTGTTGCCCTTGGTTTTATGGCGTTGCTGTCAGCTCTGGCATTCTGA
- the LOC102708146 gene encoding uncharacterized protein LOC102708146: MAARTLLPLPLALCYASSPSPHRATLLTTHRRGAARPLASPGWCPVRSDATSPRRAGPPAPCAAKRRGEVASDDGGGGARPLLQAALWGAEAAYILWLFLLPYAPGDPVWAISQATISDLIGLSLNFFFILPLLNSAGVHLLESPVLHPMAEGLFNFVIAWTVLFAPLLFTDSRRDRFKGSLDLLWGSQMFLTNTFLIPYMAIRLNDPDKDQSPPQTSKLGSVLVRGASIVGLTSGLVCIVSIAWALFGRADAGFGGIEERWQYVQSYVFSERAAYAFVWDILLYSIFQPWLIGDNIQNVKADSTEFVNSVRFVPVIGLVAYLFCLQDRDA, translated from the exons atggcggcgcgaaccctcctccccctccccctcgctCTCTGCTACGCCTCCTCTCCGTCTCCGCACCGCGCCACCCTGCTCACCACCCACCGccgcggggcggcgcggccgctgGCGTCGCCAGGCTGGTGCCCCGTGCGCAGTgacgccacctcgccgcggcgagcaGGCCCCCCTGCGCCGTGCGCGGCCAAGCGTCGCGGAGAGGTAGCctcggacgacggcggcggcggggcgcgcCCGCTTCTTCAGGCGGCGCTGTGGGGCGCTGAGGCCGCGTACATACTCtggctcttcctcctcccgtaCGCTCCG GGTGACCCGGTGTGGGCTATCTCGCAAGCCACGATCAGTGACCTTATTGGCCTGTCGCTcaatttcttcttcatcctaCCGTTGCTAAATTCTG CTGGAGTTCACCTACTCGAATCCCCGGTGCTACACCCA ATGGCTGAAGGATTGTTCAATTTTGTGATCGCCTGGACGGTGCTCTTTGCGCCACTTCTCTTCACAGATTCTAGGAGGGACCGTTTCAAGGGATCGCTGGACCTATTGTGGGGTTCTCAGATGTTCCTCACAAACA CTTTCTTGATACCTTACATGGCAATCCGACTCAATGATCCTGACAAGGACCAGTCTCCCCCACAAACATCAAAATTGGGTTCAGTTTTGGTGAGAGGTGCATCGATTGTCGGCCTAACCAGTGGCTTGGTCTGCATCGTGTCGATTGCTTGGGCGCTCTTTGGTCGTGCAGATGCTGGTTTTGGAGGCATTGAAGAACGCTGGCAGTACGTCCAAAGTTATGTCTTTTCAGAGCGGGCTGCTTATGCATTTGTTTGGGACATTCTGCTGTATTCAATATTCCAGCCATGGTTGATCGGAGACAATATTCAGAACGTGAAGGCAGATTCTACTGAGTTTGTGAATTCAGTAAGGTTTGTCCCTGTTATTGGTCTTGTCGCCTACCTCTTTTGCTTGCAGGACAGAGATGCTTAA